In a genomic window of Streptococcus oralis subsp. tigurinus:
- the amaP gene encoding alkaline shock response membrane anchor protein AmaP → MSKSKKILLLIFCILILTIFLPILIDYHQVSDLDIHLFSWRELYAEFLIARYVFWGTLVLSVLVLISMLVILFYPKQYLEIQLETQEDTLKLKNSAIEGFVRCLVIDHQLIKEPTVHVNSRKNKCFVTVEGKILPSDNISNRCLVIQNEITHGLKQFFGIEREVKLEVKVKEVEPRKTTKKTVSRVK, encoded by the coding sequence ATGTCAAAATCAAAGAAAATATTGTTACTTATTTTCTGTATCTTAATCTTGACTATTTTCCTTCCTATTCTCATAGATTATCATCAGGTCAGTGATTTAGATATCCATTTATTCAGTTGGAGAGAACTCTACGCTGAATTCCTGATTGCTAGATATGTCTTTTGGGGGACACTTGTCCTATCTGTTTTAGTTTTAATTTCAATGTTAGTGATACTCTTTTATCCTAAACAATATCTAGAGATTCAATTAGAAACTCAAGAAGATACATTAAAACTAAAAAATTCAGCTATCGAAGGCTTTGTTCGATGTTTGGTCATTGATCATCAGTTGATCAAAGAACCAACGGTCCATGTAAATAGCCGCAAAAATAAATGTTTCGTTACTGTAGAAGGGAAAATTCTTCCTTCAGACAACATCTCAAATCGATGTCTAGTCATTCAGAATGAAATAACTCATGGATTAAAGCAGTTCTTTGGTATTGAACGTGAGGTAAAACTTGAAGTTAAAGTAAAAGAAGTTGAACCTCGAAAAACGACCAAAAAGACTGTTAGTCGTGTAAAGTAA
- a CDS encoding GlsB/YeaQ/YmgE family stress response membrane protein, with protein sequence MLWSIIVGGLIGLIAGAITKKGGSMGLIANIFAGLIGSSVGQSLLGSWGPSLAGMAIIPSIVGAVIVVAVVSFLFGKK encoded by the coding sequence ATGTTGTGGTCCATTATTGTAGGAGGTCTTATTGGTCTCATCGCAGGTGCAATCACTAAAAAAGGTGGTTCAATGGGATTGATTGCAAATATCTTTGCAGGTCTTATCGGTTCGTCTGTAGGGCAATCACTTCTAGGAAGCTGGGGACCTTCATTGGCTGGAATGGCTATTATTCCGTCAATCGTAGGTGCTGTGATTGTTGTTGCAGTCGTTTCATTTCTATTTGGTAAAAAATAA
- a CDS encoding M protein trans-acting positive regulator PRD domain-containing protein encodes MRDLLSKKSHRQLELLELLFENKRWFHISELAELLHCTERSVKDDLSHVRSSFPDLIFHSSTNGIRIINTDDSDIEMVYHHFFKHSTHFSILEFIFFNEGCDADSICKEFYISSSSLYRIIRHINKIIKKQYCFEISLNPVRITGNEIDIRYFFAQYFSEKYYFLEWPFEDFSQEPLSQLLEFVYKATSFPMNLSTHRMLKLLLVTNLYRIKFGHFLEVEKNSFNNQLLESFMQAEGIEEIVASFDSEYRISLNKEVIGQLFVSYFQKMFFIDEEVFLNHAKTDSYVKKSYQLLGELVDQVSRDYNLQVDNRDNLIWHLHNTAHLHRQELSTEFILFDQKGNTIKNFQNIFPRFVSEVKEGMEHYLEALDMDRNSMKVNHLSYTFITHSKHLVLNLLQNQPKLKVLVVSNFDQYHAKSVAETLAYYCSNNFELEVWSELELSLDALKESPYDIIISNFIIPPIENKRLIYSNNVNTVALISLLNAMMFIRLDE; translated from the coding sequence ATGAGAGATTTATTATCGAAAAAAAGTCACAGACAATTAGAATTATTAGAATTACTATTTGAAAACAAACGCTGGTTTCATATTTCGGAACTAGCAGAATTATTGCACTGTACAGAACGTTCTGTAAAAGATGACTTGTCCCATGTCAGGTCTTCCTTTCCTGACTTGATATTTCATTCCTCAACAAACGGCATCCGTATCATTAATACCGATGATAGTGATATTGAGATGGTCTATCATCATTTTTTTAAGCATTCAACCCACTTTTCAATTTTAGAATTTATCTTCTTTAATGAAGGATGTGATGCTGATAGTATTTGCAAAGAGTTTTATATCAGTTCTTCCTCTCTTTACCGTATCATCCGTCACATTAATAAGATTATTAAGAAACAATATTGTTTTGAAATTAGCCTCAATCCAGTTCGAATCACTGGAAATGAGATTGATATCCGTTACTTTTTTGCCCAGTATTTTTCAGAGAAATATTATTTCCTTGAATGGCCTTTTGAAGATTTTTCTCAAGAACCCTTGTCTCAATTATTGGAATTTGTCTATAAAGCAACTTCTTTCCCGATGAATTTATCAACTCACAGAATGTTAAAATTACTTCTGGTTACAAATTTATATCGCATAAAGTTTGGTCATTTCTTGGAAGTTGAGAAAAATTCTTTTAACAATCAATTGTTAGAGTCTTTCATGCAGGCAGAAGGCATCGAAGAGATTGTAGCGAGCTTTGATTCTGAATATCGTATCTCTCTGAATAAAGAAGTGATAGGTCAACTATTTGTATCCTATTTTCAAAAAATGTTTTTCATAGATGAAGAAGTATTTCTGAACCATGCAAAAACAGACAGCTATGTAAAAAAATCGTATCAGTTATTGGGAGAACTAGTAGATCAGGTATCAAGAGACTATAATCTCCAAGTAGACAATAGAGACAATCTGATTTGGCATCTGCATAATACAGCACATCTGCATCGCCAGGAATTATCGACAGAGTTTATCCTATTTGATCAAAAAGGCAATACAATCAAGAACTTTCAAAATATTTTCCCTCGATTTGTTTCAGAGGTGAAGGAAGGAATGGAACATTATCTAGAGGCTTTGGATATGGATCGTAATTCAATGAAGGTCAATCATTTGTCTTATACTTTTATCACTCATAGCAAACACTTGGTGCTAAATCTTTTACAAAACCAACCTAAATTAAAGGTTTTGGTCGTGAGTAATTTTGATCAGTATCATGCAAAATCAGTAGCCGAGACACTTGCTTACTATTGCAGTAACAATTTTGAACTGGAAGTTTGGAGTGAACTAGAGTTATCACTTGATGCTCTAAAAGAATCACCTTACGACATCATTATTTCTAATTTTATTATTCCGCCTATTGAAAATAAGAGACTGATCTATTCCAATAATGTCAATACAGTCGCTCTCATCTCTTTGCTTAACGCAATGATGTTTATTCGATTAGACGAGTAA
- a CDS encoding GNAT family N-acetyltransferase, whose amino-acid sequence MMIRFEENMSTENAQLLSQWSNSLGKSFQEQWMGTMIPFPLTIQILQDLEGIFSIFDGQEFVGLIQKIRLEDRNLHIGRFFINPQKQGQGLGSQALRKFVSLAFENEDIDTISLNVYEANKTAYKLYQKAGFEIVQMVEVPIRKYIMKKGR is encoded by the coding sequence ATGATGATTCGTTTTGAAGAAAATATGAGCACAGAAAATGCTCAGCTCTTAAGCCAATGGTCCAACTCCCTTGGCAAATCCTTTCAAGAACAATGGATGGGAACAATGATTCCTTTTCCCTTAACAATTCAAATCTTGCAAGATTTGGAAGGAATCTTTTCAATCTTTGATGGACAAGAGTTTGTGGGGCTTATCCAGAAAATCAGGCTAGAAGACAGGAATCTTCATATTGGGAGATTTTTTATCAATCCCCAGAAACAGGGACAAGGCTTAGGTAGCCAGGCTTTAAGAAAATTTGTTAGTTTGGCCTTTGAAAATGAAGACATAGATACTATTTCTCTAAATGTCTACGAGGCAAATAAAACAGCTTACAAGCTTTACCAAAAAGCAGGATTTGAAATCGTTCAAATGGTTGAAGTACCTATACGAAAATACATCATGAAAAAGGGCAGATAA
- a CDS encoding Asp23/Gls24 family envelope stress response protein, which yields MSNVDKNVEKKDVAVVSQDVKGELTYEDKVIQKIIGLSLEKVPGLLDVDGGFFSNLTEKIINTDNVTHGVNVEVGKEQVAVDLNIVVEYQKNVPALYKEIKDVVVSQVTKMTDLEVVEVNVNVVDIKTKEQHEADSVSLQDRVTDVASSTGEFASEQFEKVKSGIGSGVAAVQEKVGEGVEAVKGEAKENARVH from the coding sequence ATGTCAAACGTAGATAAAAATGTAGAAAAAAAAGATGTTGCTGTTGTTTCTCAAGATGTTAAAGGGGAACTCACTTATGAGGATAAAGTCATCCAAAAAATCATTGGTCTTTCACTTGAAAAAGTACCTGGACTTTTGGATGTGGATGGAGGATTCTTCTCTAATCTAACAGAAAAAATTATCAATACGGATAATGTCACTCATGGTGTCAATGTTGAAGTTGGGAAAGAGCAAGTTGCAGTTGACTTGAACATTGTTGTTGAGTACCAAAAGAATGTCCCTGCTTTATACAAAGAAATCAAAGATGTTGTCGTATCACAAGTTACAAAAATGACTGATCTAGAAGTGGTTGAAGTCAATGTGAATGTTGTTGATATCAAAACGAAGGAACAGCATGAAGCAGATTCAGTTAGCCTCCAAGACCGAGTAACTGACGTGGCTTCTTCAACAGGAGAATTTGCTTCAGAACAATTTGAAAAAGTGAAATCTGGTATCGGTTCAGGTGTTGCTGCTGTTCAAGAAAAAGTAGGCGAAGGTGTTGAAGCCGTTAAGGGCGAAGCAAAGGAAAATGCTCGCGTACACTAA
- a CDS encoding prepilin peptidase has protein sequence MIDLYFFLVGSILASFLGLVIDRFPEQSIIQPASHCDSCQTRLRPLDLIPIISQVIGRFRCRYCKIRYPIWYALFELGLGLLFLAWSWGWLSLGKVILITAGLTLGIYDFRHQEYPLLVWMTFHLILMACSGWNLVMVFFLVLGIMAHFIDIHMGAGDFLFLASCALVFSVTELLILIQFASATGILAFLLQKKKERLPFVPFLSLAVCLIIFGKLLLV, from the coding sequence ATGATTGATCTTTATTTTTTTCTTGTCGGGAGCATTCTCGCTTCCTTTCTCGGTTTAGTCATTGATCGTTTTCCTGAGCAATCCATTATCCAACCAGCCAGTCACTGCGATTCCTGTCAGACTCGCTTGCGACCCTTAGATTTGATTCCGATTATCTCTCAAGTAATTGGTCGCTTTCGCTGTCGCTACTGCAAGATTCGCTATCCTATTTGGTATGCCCTCTTTGAACTAGGCTTAGGACTCCTCTTTCTAGCTTGGTCTTGGGGCTGGCTTTCCTTAGGTAAAGTCATCCTCATCACTGCTGGTTTGACCTTGGGAATCTATGACTTTCGCCATCAGGAGTATCCCTTACTGGTCTGGATGACTTTCCACCTAATCCTCATGGCCTGCTCTGGCTGGAATCTGGTTATGGTCTTCTTTCTTGTTCTCGGAATCATGGCTCATTTTATCGATATCCACATGGGAGCAGGGGATTTTCTCTTTCTGGCTTCTTGTGCGCTCGTCTTTAGCGTGACAGAATTACTCATCTTGATCCAGTTTGCTTCTGCGACGGGAATCCTAGCCTTTCTCCTGCAAAAGAAAAAGGAAAGACTTCCTTTTGTGCCTTTCCTCTCACTTGCTGTTTGTTTGATTATTTTTGGTAAGCTACTGCTTGTTTGA
- the trpA gene encoding tryptophan synthase subunit alpha: MSKTLTEKLNAIKATGKGIFVPYIMAGDHEKGFEGLGETIHFLEDLGVSAIEVGIPFSDPVADGPVIEEAGLRSLAHGTSTQALVETLKTIQTEVPLVIMTYFNPLFQYGVDKFVKDLADTVVKGLIIPDLPHEHANFVEPFLVDTDIALIPLVSLTTGLERQKELIKEAEGFVYAVAINGVTGKSGNYRADLDKHLAQLHQVADIPVLTGFGVSSQEDVERFNAVSDGVIVGSKIVKALHQGEPIEDFIKQAVAYQK; this comes from the coding sequence ATGTCTAAGACACTAACAGAAAAACTGAACGCTATCAAAGCAACTGGAAAAGGAATTTTTGTTCCCTATATCATGGCTGGGGACCACGAGAAAGGCTTTGAGGGTCTCGGTGAAACAATCCACTTTTTAGAAGATTTGGGTGTTTCAGCCATTGAAGTGGGTATTCCCTTTTCAGACCCTGTTGCAGATGGACCTGTGATCGAAGAAGCAGGCTTACGCAGTCTAGCTCATGGAACTTCTACTCAGGCCTTGGTTGAAACCTTGAAAACCATTCAGACTGAGGTGCCACTGGTCATCATGACCTACTTCAACCCCCTCTTTCAGTACGGTGTGGACAAATTTGTCAAAGATTTGGCAGATACAGTGGTTAAGGGATTGATTATCCCAGACCTTCCTCATGAGCATGCCAACTTTGTAGAGCCCTTTTTGGTAGATACAGACATTGCCTTGATTCCCCTAGTTAGCTTGACAACAGGACTCGAGCGTCAAAAAGAGTTGATCAAGGAAGCTGAAGGCTTTGTCTATGCTGTTGCCATCAATGGGGTAACAGGGAAATCAGGAAATTACCGTGCAGACTTGGACAAGCACTTGGCGCAATTGCATCAAGTAGCTGACATCCCAGTCTTGACAGGTTTTGGTGTGTCTAGTCAAGAAGATGTAGAACGCTTTAATGCGGTGTCAGATGGCGTTATTGTCGGTTCGAAAATTGTAAAAGCTCTCCACCAAGGAGAGCCGATTGAGGACTTTATCAAACAAGCAGTAGCTTACCAAAAATAA
- a CDS encoding CsbD family protein — protein sequence MSTEEKLNQAKGSIKEGVGKMIGDEKMEKEGTAEKVVSKVKEVAEDAKDAVEGAIEGVKNMLHKDEK from the coding sequence ATGTCAACAGAAGAAAAACTAAATCAAGCAAAAGGTTCCATTAAAGAAGGTGTCGGCAAAATGATTGGCGATGAAAAAATGGAAAAAGAAGGAACAGCTGAAAAAGTTGTTTCTAAAGTAAAAGAAGTTGCTGAAGATGCTAAAGACGCTGTCGAAGGCGCTATTGAAGGTGTTAAAAACATGCTTCACAAAGATGAAAAATAA
- the trpB gene encoding tryptophan synthase subunit beta produces the protein MAYQEPNKDGFYGKFGGRFVPETLMTAVLELEKAYRESQVDPSFQEELKQLLRQYVGRETPLYYAKNLTQHIGGAKIYLKREDLNHTGAHKINNALGQVLLAKRMGKKKIIAETGAGQHGVATATAAALFNMECTIYMGEEDVKRQALNVFRMELLGAKVEAVTDGSRVLKDAVNAALRSWVANIDDTHYILGSALGPHPFPEIVRDFQSVIGREAKQQYRDLTGQDLPDALVACVGGGSNAIGLFHPFVEDESVAMYGAEAAGLGVDTEHHAATLTKGRPGVLHGSLMDVLQDAHGQILEAFSISAGLDYPGIGPEHSHYHDIKRASYVPVTDEEALEGFQLLSRVEGIIPALESSHAIAFAVKLAKELGPDKSMIVCLSGRGDKDVVQVKDRLEADAAKKGEVHV, from the coding sequence ATGGCATATCAAGAACCAAATAAAGATGGATTTTACGGAAAATTCGGCGGACGTTTTGTCCCAGAAACATTGATGACAGCAGTTTTGGAGTTGGAGAAGGCCTACCGTGAAAGTCAGGTAGACCCAAGTTTCCAAGAGGAATTAAAGCAGCTCTTACGCCAGTATGTAGGACGTGAAACTCCCCTTTACTACGCAAAAAACTTGACCCAGCATATCGGAGGAGCCAAGATTTACCTCAAACGGGAAGACCTCAACCATACAGGGGCTCACAAGATTAATAATGCCTTGGGACAGGTTCTTCTGGCTAAACGCATGGGTAAAAAGAAAATTATCGCTGAAACTGGTGCTGGTCAGCACGGTGTGGCAACTGCAACAGCTGCGGCCCTCTTTAACATGGAATGTACCATCTATATGGGTGAGGAAGATGTCAAACGCCAAGCCCTTAATGTCTTCCGCATGGAGCTTTTGGGAGCCAAGGTTGAGGCCGTGACAGATGGTTCGCGCGTGCTCAAGGACGCAGTCAATGCAGCCCTTCGTTCATGGGTGGCTAATATCGATGATACCCACTATATCCTTGGTTCTGCCTTGGGGCCTCATCCATTCCCAGAAATAGTTCGTGACTTCCAAAGTGTCATCGGTAGAGAAGCCAAACAACAGTACCGTGACTTGACAGGTCAAGATTTGCCAGATGCCCTAGTAGCCTGTGTTGGTGGTGGTTCTAATGCGATTGGTCTCTTCCATCCATTTGTAGAAGATGAGTCTGTAGCTATGTATGGGGCTGAAGCAGCTGGACTTGGTGTGGACACGGAGCACCACGCAGCGACTTTGACCAAGGGTCGTCCAGGTGTTCTCCACGGTTCTCTTATGGATGTGCTCCAAGATGCTCATGGTCAAATTCTTGAAGCTTTCTCTATCTCAGCAGGATTGGACTATCCTGGTATCGGTCCAGAACACTCTCACTATCATGATATCAAACGTGCCAGCTATGTTCCTGTGACTGACGAGGAAGCCTTGGAAGGATTCCAACTCTTGTCTCGTGTGGAAGGGATTATTCCAGCCTTGGAATCTAGCCATGCCATTGCCTTCGCGGTGAAATTGGCCAAAGAACTTGGTCCAGACAAGTCAATGATTGTCTGCCTATCCGGTCGTGGAGACAAGGATGTAGTTCAAGTCAAAGACCGCTTGGAAGCAGATGCAGCAAAGAAGGGAGAAGTCCATGTCTAA
- a CDS encoding DUF2273 domain-containing protein: MEWFKKYQYPIIAGLVGVILACFILSFGFFKTLFVLICGALGAFAGYYVKEKYLNK, from the coding sequence ATGGAATGGTTTAAAAAATATCAGTATCCAATTATTGCAGGTTTAGTAGGTGTCATTCTCGCTTGCTTTATCTTATCCTTTGGCTTTTTCAAAACACTCTTTGTACTAATTTGTGGAGCCTTAGGAGCATTTGCAGGATACTATGTTAAGGAAAAATATTTAAATAAATAA